In one window of Chloroflexota bacterium DNA:
- a CDS encoding PrsW family intramembrane metalloprotease: MRGIKAGVAITGLILTLTALLGLVVCLVVPLWGGRSANEALRLNTILGVLVFVSGMVGLLLFFQGLNSLRGQPSKVFQLPPTWLLALLFATILIIGETMRRIGLASAYLFPPFHIFAVSIPALAILSVAARRWPGADWRTEVLQLAYGTILAPALSAIAEFIGIFLVSTMTVSLTMVLPGGQARIQELMDLLSNPAILEQPSAWVYLLSSPPMLIIVAALVLFLGPLFEEAIKGLGVAFLSYRRPSRNEAILWGLTCGLGFATVETAINVAILLDDWPVLIGLRLVTMAVHGVAGALMGLGWYHALVERRVPLLLAMYLLSVALHGIWNGAVAFLGFASLAF; encoded by the coding sequence TTGAGAGGCATTAAGGCGGGTGTAGCCATCACGGGGCTCATCCTCACTCTCACGGCGCTACTGGGGTTGGTGGTTTGTTTGGTGGTCCCACTGTGGGGAGGGCGAAGCGCGAATGAGGCCTTGCGCCTCAACACGATCTTGGGCGTATTGGTCTTTGTCTCTGGGATGGTGGGACTTTTGCTCTTTTTTCAAGGGCTCAACAGTCTGCGCGGGCAGCCTAGCAAGGTGTTTCAATTACCCCCGACCTGGCTGTTGGCCTTGCTTTTCGCAACAATACTGATCATCGGAGAGACGATGCGGCGGATTGGCTTGGCGTCGGCCTACCTATTCCCGCCCTTCCATATCTTCGCCGTTTCCATACCCGCCCTGGCAATATTGTCGGTCGCTGCCCGGCGTTGGCCAGGGGCAGACTGGCGAACCGAAGTGCTGCAATTAGCCTACGGCACCATCCTCGCCCCGGCATTAAGTGCTATTGCAGAGTTCATCGGCATCTTTCTGGTGAGCACGATGACCGTTTCCCTGACAATGGTCTTACCCGGGGGCCAGGCCAGAATCCAAGAATTGATGGATCTGTTGAGCAACCCAGCGATCTTAGAACAACCTTCTGCCTGGGTTTACTTGCTCTCATCACCCCCGATGCTGATCATCGTCGCGGCCCTTGTCCTTTTCCTCGGGCCATTATTTGAAGAGGCAATCAAAGGGCTGGGCGTCGCCTTCCTATCCTACCGCCGTCCAAGCAGAAACGAGGCGATACTGTGGGGACTGACGTGTGGTCTTGGTTTTGCCACAGTGGAGACAGCAATAAACGTGGCTATCCTGTTAGACGACTGGCCAGTGCTCATCGGGCTGCGATTGGTCACCATGGCAGTACATGGTGTGGCGGGGGCACTTATGGGATTAGGGTGGTATCATGCTCTAGTGGAACGGCGTGTTCCGCTGCTCCTGGCTATGTATCTCCTGAGCGTAGCCCTTCATGGGATCTGGAACGGCGCTGTGGCCTTCTTGGGCTTCGCCAGCCTCGCTTTTTGA
- a CDS encoding DEAD/DEAH box helicase: MNVPEFLNYLRSQKEYREQIVHIEHLPARQARFGTPQHTLSPEITRALRETGIGQFYSHQAAAIDAALDGEDVMVATTTASGKTLCYNVPVLEAVIRDWHARALYLFPTKALAQDQLRSLQQLTRAALKHVGFGTYDGDTPQRARTRLRKSAAIILTNPDMLHVGILPNHGLWAKFLANLKYVVVDEAHVYRGIFGSHVACVLRRLRRLCEYYGSSPQFICCSATIANPAEHGEQLTGVPVTVIDADGSPHGAKDFVLWNPPFIDAARTTRRSPNVEATTLFTEMVRHGIRNITFTRTRKIAELILRYTREILEKDDPDLVSLIRSYRAGYRPEERREIERELFSGRLLGVTATNALELGVDVGSLDAAVLVGYPGTIASMRQQAGRAGRGVRHSLAVLIAQDSPIDQYFMRHPTELFGRPHEHALIDPDNVHLLEKHLPCAAYERPLTNDDEVLFGPGFVQAMIQLERNGTLEYRGERWYYSIPDYPAQRVSLRSASPEKYVLLDESDNYRTMEEIEGDTAFLRVYPGAIYLHQGETYLITHLDLSTRIAYASPTDVNYYTEPREINEVRVIRVERECKIGKTMAHFGQVAVTQQVIGFRRLQQFTDTVLSEEMLDLPPQSFVTTAVWFEVPEETRIAIAARGLDFHGGLHATEHAAIGMLPLFAMCDRLDIGGLSTPTHPDTGQPEIFIYDAHPGGVGIAEKGYELLPELWRATLVAIRDCPCTEGCPSCIQSPKCGNNNEPLDKGAAVMILSALLQGERNR; encoded by the coding sequence GTGAACGTACCTGAATTTTTGAATTACCTGCGTAGCCAGAAAGAGTATAGGGAGCAAATCGTACATATCGAGCACCTGCCCGCCCGCCAGGCTCGCTTCGGCACGCCACAGCACACGCTATCGCCAGAGATAACAAGGGCTCTTCGAGAGACAGGCATCGGACAGTTTTACTCCCATCAGGCAGCAGCCATTGACGCAGCCCTCGACGGTGAAGACGTGATGGTAGCCACCACAACGGCCAGCGGGAAGACACTGTGCTACAACGTGCCAGTGCTTGAGGCAGTGATCCGCGATTGGCATGCACGGGCGCTATACCTTTTTCCCACCAAAGCATTGGCTCAGGACCAACTGCGCTCCCTGCAACAACTCACGCGCGCGGCGTTGAAACACGTGGGCTTCGGGACCTACGACGGCGATACGCCCCAGCGAGCACGCACGCGTCTTCGCAAGTCGGCGGCCATCATCCTCACCAACCCAGATATGCTGCACGTCGGTATTCTGCCCAACCACGGGTTGTGGGCAAAATTTCTCGCGAACCTGAAATATGTAGTGGTAGACGAGGCTCATGTCTATCGGGGTATCTTTGGATCGCATGTAGCCTGCGTCTTGCGCCGCCTACGCCGCCTGTGCGAGTACTATGGTTCCAGCCCACAATTCATCTGTTGCTCAGCCACCATCGCCAACCCCGCTGAGCACGGAGAACAACTCACTGGCGTGCCAGTCACAGTCATTGATGCCGATGGCTCTCCCCATGGGGCCAAAGATTTCGTCCTCTGGAACCCTCCCTTCATCGACGCCGCACGCACGACCCGTCGCAGCCCGAATGTGGAGGCCACTACGCTGTTCACCGAGATGGTGCGACACGGCATCCGCAACATCACCTTCACTCGCACACGGAAGATAGCCGAGTTAATCCTACGCTACACCCGAGAGATCTTGGAAAAAGATGATCCCGATCTGGTTTCTCTGATCCGGTCCTACCGCGCCGGGTATCGGCCCGAGGAGCGGCGGGAGATCGAGCGAGAACTTTTCAGCGGCAGACTCCTGGGTGTAACAGCGACCAACGCTCTGGAACTGGGTGTGGATGTAGGTAGTCTGGACGCAGCAGTGCTGGTCGGCTATCCGGGCACTATCGCCAGTATGCGCCAGCAAGCCGGGCGTGCCGGGCGTGGCGTCCGCCACTCGTTAGCCGTGCTCATCGCCCAAGATAGCCCAATTGACCAGTACTTCATGCGCCATCCGACAGAGTTATTCGGTCGGCCACACGAACACGCCTTGATTGACCCGGACAACGTGCATCTCTTGGAAAAACATTTGCCCTGCGCCGCCTATGAGCGACCACTCACAAACGACGACGAGGTGTTATTTGGACCCGGGTTCGTCCAGGCTATGATTCAATTAGAACGCAACGGAACGCTGGAGTATCGCGGTGAACGTTGGTACTACAGCATCCCCGACTACCCAGCGCAAAGAGTAAGCCTACGCTCAGCCTCACCGGAGAAATACGTCCTCCTCGACGAGTCCGATAATTACCGCACGATGGAGGAAATTGAGGGTGACACGGCTTTCTTGCGCGTATATCCGGGGGCCATCTACCTGCACCAAGGGGAAACCTACCTCATTACACATCTGGATCTCAGCACACGCATCGCCTATGCCTCACCCACTGACGTGAACTACTACACCGAGCCTCGTGAAATCAATGAGGTGCGGGTGATCAGAGTGGAGCGGGAATGCAAAATAGGCAAGACGATGGCGCATTTCGGACAGGTGGCGGTTACTCAACAGGTGATAGGCTTCCGGCGGCTCCAGCAGTTCACAGATACCGTGCTATCGGAGGAAATGCTGGATTTGCCGCCCCAGTCCTTCGTCACCACCGCAGTGTGGTTCGAGGTGCCAGAGGAAACACGGATCGCCATCGCTGCGCGTGGGTTGGACTTTCACGGTGGATTACACGCCACAGAGCACGCTGCGATCGGTATGCTACCCCTTTTTGCCATGTGTGACCGGCTGGACATCGGTGGGCTCTCCACGCCAACGCATCCAGACACGGGGCAACCCGAGATATTCATCTACGATGCCCACCCTGGCGGCGTTGGCATCGCAGAAAAGGGGTACGAACTGCTGCCCGAACTCTGGAGGGCGACGCTGGTAGCAATCCGCGACTGCCCTTGCACAGAAGGTTGCCCCAGTTGCATCCAGTCGCCTAAATGTGGGAACAACAACGAGCCGTTGGATAAAGGAGCAGCGGTGATGATATTGTCCGCCCTATTGCAGGGTGAGCGCAACCGCTAA
- a CDS encoding DUF3108 domain-containing protein, giving the protein MHKSLRLGLIVLLLATTCQVTGGEPLPLTVPWGDQEETVYSIRDQQGNEVGTGMWMIRRTEDVYELQATFVLGEIKDEISLSMRASDLKPLRGERALSGTANDFTLHTTYTDDRLHISAQTRDGEKSANLRVSADAYDNDQLLVILRALPYSDDYVARFTTVVPTNGSQITTKLKVLGREMVETPAGTFEAYQVELNFVSTKQWVWYAVEAPHYMVKYDNGMTVFLLVEARP; this is encoded by the coding sequence ATGCACAAATCCCTTCGCTTAGGTCTAATAGTGCTCCTGCTGGCCACGACCTGTCAGGTAACCGGTGGCGAACCACTTCCACTCACCGTGCCATGGGGAGACCAGGAGGAGACTGTGTACTCCATACGTGACCAACAGGGCAATGAGGTTGGCACTGGTATGTGGATGATCCGCAGAACAGAAGATGTCTACGAGTTACAGGCAACGTTCGTACTCGGGGAAATCAAAGACGAGATCTCTCTGAGCATGCGGGCCAGTGACCTAAAGCCTCTCCGTGGCGAGCGCGCTCTGAGTGGTACTGCAAATGACTTCACGCTCCATACGACCTATACCGACGATAGATTGCACATCTCGGCGCAAACGAGGGATGGCGAGAAGTCCGCGAACCTTCGCGTTTCAGCGGACGCCTACGATAACGACCAGTTATTGGTGATCTTACGAGCATTGCCCTATAGCGATGACTATGTGGCTCGGTTTACTACAGTTGTGCCTACCAACGGGTCTCAGATCACGACCAAACTCAAAGTATTGGGGCGCGAGATGGTAGAGACGCCTGCTGGTACATTTGAGGCCTACCAGGTGGAACTGAATTTCGTCTCAACTAAGCAATGGGTGTGGTACGCGGTTGAGGCCCCACATTATATGGTGAAATATGACAATGGCATGACAGTGTTTCTGCTGGTCGAGGCGAGACCATAG
- a CDS encoding ABC transporter permease subunit → MKKVILIVRKEWTEVIRNRLLLFSVFLVPVLLVAIPLLMLHLTGAEEVPAEEVEMYYRVAPQLAGLAPNEVMQVIIVSQFLFMFLMMPLFIPMTIASFSIIGEKQQRSLEPLLATPITVGELLLGKSLAAAIPAVLTTWLAFGIFALGAWFLATPPVRPLLVNLMWLLAMLIIAPLCCLLSVALAVIVSSRVNDVRVAEQIAGFIIIPLVGFSLLQVAGKVFYTTRAFAIAAVVLALLDVIALYVGVRLFQREEILTRWR, encoded by the coding sequence ATGAAAAAGGTGATCTTGATCGTTCGTAAAGAGTGGACGGAAGTTATCCGTAACCGGCTCCTCCTTTTCAGCGTGTTTCTGGTGCCCGTGCTCCTAGTAGCCATACCACTTCTTATGCTCCACTTGACGGGCGCGGAGGAAGTGCCAGCCGAAGAGGTGGAGATGTACTACCGGGTCGCGCCGCAGTTGGCAGGTCTGGCACCAAATGAGGTCATGCAGGTTATCATCGTCAGCCAGTTCCTGTTCATGTTCCTCATGATGCCACTGTTCATCCCGATGACCATTGCTTCTTTTAGTATCATCGGCGAGAAACAACAGCGCAGCCTGGAACCACTCCTGGCTACACCGATCACGGTCGGGGAACTCCTATTGGGCAAATCGCTGGCTGCGGCGATCCCTGCTGTCCTGACCACTTGGCTTGCCTTCGGCATTTTCGCGCTGGGCGCGTGGTTCCTCGCCACACCGCCAGTAAGGCCACTCTTGGTCAACTTAATGTGGCTGCTGGCTATGCTCATCATCGCGCCACTCTGCTGCCTTCTGTCGGTGGCGCTGGCAGTGATCGTTTCATCTCGGGTGAATGACGTCCGAGTGGCAGAGCAGATTGCGGGCTTCATTATCATCCCCCTGGTCGGCTTCAGTCTGCTACAGGTAGCCGGCAAAGTGTTTTACACCACCCGGGCTTTTGCCATCGCTGCTGTGGTCTTGGCCCTGCTTGATGTGATCGCTCTGTATGTGGGTGTTCGGCTCTTCCAGCGCGAGGAGATCCTGACTCGCTGGCGTTAA
- a CDS encoding ABC transporter ATP-binding protein: protein MIKTYALTKRFNGKTAVESLDLDVHEGEVFGFLGPNGAGKTTTVRMLACLIAPSSGEAIVNGFRVGQENIAIRHTTGILTESPGLYEKLSAEANLSFYAQMYEVENYRPQVEKYLRMLGLWERRDEPVAEFSKGMKQKLALARALIHEPKLLFLDEPTAALDPEAAKTVREFIEELRGEGRTIFLCTHNLDEAERLCDRIAVLRTRLIAVDTPENLRRRLFGRTTVVQVANCSDRFLKAVQELDFVQEVRWMDDKQMLIRLNDPERQNPIVVRQLATAGAEVQYVKELEHSLEEIYLALVKEDGR from the coding sequence ATGATTAAGACGTACGCACTGACCAAACGGTTCAATGGCAAGACAGCGGTGGAGTCCCTCGATCTGGATGTACACGAGGGCGAAGTATTCGGTTTTCTGGGTCCGAACGGCGCAGGAAAGACCACCACAGTGCGCATGCTCGCTTGCCTGATCGCGCCCAGTTCTGGGGAGGCTATTGTCAACGGCTTTCGGGTTGGGCAAGAGAATATAGCCATCCGGCACACCACGGGTATTCTCACTGAGTCACCAGGGCTGTATGAGAAATTGAGCGCCGAGGCAAACTTAAGTTTCTACGCGCAAATGTACGAAGTGGAGAACTATCGGCCACAGGTAGAGAAATATCTGCGCATGCTCGGCCTGTGGGAGCGACGCGATGAGCCAGTGGCCGAGTTCTCAAAGGGTATGAAGCAGAAACTCGCCCTCGCCCGTGCCCTCATTCATGAGCCCAAGTTGCTCTTTCTGGACGAGCCCACCGCTGCCCTGGACCCCGAGGCGGCAAAGACCGTCCGCGAATTCATTGAAGAGTTAAGAGGTGAGGGACGCACCATCTTCCTCTGTACCCACAACCTGGACGAAGCCGAGCGCTTATGCGATCGGATTGCAGTATTGCGCACTCGCCTCATCGCGGTGGATACCCCGGAGAACCTCCGGCGCCGACTCTTCGGACGCACAACCGTAGTACAAGTGGCGAACTGCTCGGATCGGTTCCTGAAGGCTGTGCAGGAGTTGGATTTCGTCCAAGAAGTGCGCTGGATGGACGACAAGCAGATGCTCATTCGGCTAAACGACCCAGAAAGGCAGAACCCGATCGTCGTCAGACAGTTGGCAACCGCTGGGGCTGAAGTGCAATATGTGAAAGAGTTGGAGCATTCGCTGGAGGAAATATACCTGGCTTTGGTCAAAGAGGACGGGCGATGA
- the surE gene encoding 5'/3'-nucleotidase SurE encodes MGDRPLILITNDDGIESPGLRAAVEAVYDLGDVLVVAPRDQQSGSSRSFPPGPVETTRHNMSIRGKRVETFALTSSPATAVRHGLLRFAPRLPDLVISGINYGENVGSGITISGTVGAVLESASFGIPGLAVSLETEESLHLTHSEEVDFSVAAVFTRHFAERVLAHGLPTGVDVLKVDIPCDATPATPWRLTRVSRLRYFQSVVTEDENGNKQMNGYRRVFSPEAAEPDSDIYALMVERVVSVAPITIDLSAHTDWNALQALLE; translated from the coding sequence TTGGGAGATCGACCATTGATTCTCATCACCAATGATGATGGGATCGAATCGCCGGGCCTGCGCGCGGCAGTGGAGGCTGTTTACGATCTGGGCGACGTGCTCGTTGTAGCCCCTCGGGACCAACAATCGGGCTCCAGCCGGAGTTTCCCGCCTGGGCCAGTTGAGACAACCCGCCACAACATGAGTATCCGAGGCAAGAGAGTCGAAACTTTTGCACTGACCTCATCACCAGCGACAGCAGTGCGTCACGGGCTGCTCCGCTTCGCTCCACGGCTGCCAGATTTGGTGATCTCCGGTATCAACTATGGGGAGAACGTAGGGTCAGGCATCACTATCTCAGGAACCGTGGGCGCAGTCCTGGAGAGTGCGAGTTTCGGCATCCCTGGATTAGCCGTCTCACTGGAGACGGAGGAATCGCTCCATCTCACCCACAGCGAGGAGGTAGATTTCTCAGTGGCAGCGGTTTTCACGCGCCACTTTGCTGAGCGCGTGTTGGCTCATGGCCTACCAACAGGGGTAGACGTGCTGAAGGTAGATATACCGTGCGATGCCACACCCGCAACGCCTTGGCGGCTGACGCGGGTCTCACGATTGAGGTATTTTCAATCCGTTGTGACGGAAGACGAGAATGGGAATAAACAAATGAACGGTTATCGGCGCGTTTTCTCTCCAGAGGCAGCCGAGCCCGATTCTGACATCTACGCCCTGATGGTGGAGCGGGTGGTGTCCGTTGCACCGATCACGATAGATCTAAGTGCTCACACGGATTGGAACGCCTTGCAGGCTCTGTTAGAATGA
- a CDS encoding glycosyltransferase yields MLFVEITYLFCTLLLAIYGLNSLYLIWRFWRTRKRDVPRPPDPDIWPTVTVQLPIYNELYVIERLLGAVTALDYPKDRLQIQILDDSTDETATVVRRAVAQYRARGYDISCIHRHVRRGYKAGALADGLRLARGELIAIFDADFVPSRDFLCQTVPYFAMPDLGCVQTRWEHVNGDYSTFTRAQAMGIDAHFFVEQAARSQSDLFMNFNGSGGVWRRECIVSAGGWQGDVLTEDLDLSYRAQLQGWRILFLSYVSVPGELPPQMDALRRQQFRWAKGSIQTARKLLLPLLCSRQPLRIRLEGAIHLTNYLVHPIVLVMLLLMLPLSLSPNHLSGLLPYSLLPALGPPLLVAVAAMQRGKPYRYWPLSMLLLLLIGTGLSLSNAIAVAEAVLGRGSEFQRTPKFNVRSLHDRWERSIYSLPHDWKPWCELALSALALMLMLFVSVQQKHIPSPWLAVYTLGYGYVGLLSLSQSWRQRRAPKIRPALAGRM; encoded by the coding sequence ATGTTATTCGTCGAAATCACCTACTTATTTTGCACCCTGCTCCTGGCCATCTATGGTCTGAACAGCCTATACCTTATCTGGCGATTCTGGCGCACGCGGAAACGGGACGTGCCCCGCCCACCCGATCCAGATATATGGCCCACCGTCACTGTGCAATTGCCTATCTATAATGAATTGTATGTGATAGAGCGGTTGCTGGGTGCGGTAACGGCGCTGGATTACCCGAAGGATCGGCTTCAAATCCAGATACTCGATGATTCCACTGATGAGACGGCCACTGTCGTCCGCCGCGCTGTAGCCCAATACCGTGCCCGAGGCTACGACATCTCCTGCATTCATCGCCACGTCCGGCGTGGGTATAAGGCTGGCGCGCTTGCCGACGGACTTCGCTTAGCCCGGGGCGAACTAATTGCTATCTTCGATGCCGATTTCGTGCCCAGCCGGGATTTCCTGTGCCAAACGGTGCCCTACTTCGCCATGCCGGATCTTGGCTGTGTCCAGACCCGCTGGGAACATGTGAACGGGGATTATTCGACCTTCACCCGTGCGCAGGCGATGGGTATTGACGCCCATTTCTTCGTGGAGCAAGCAGCGCGCAGTCAGAGCGATCTCTTCATGAACTTCAACGGCTCTGGTGGCGTGTGGCGGCGGGAATGCATTGTCTCGGCTGGGGGTTGGCAAGGCGATGTGTTGACTGAAGATTTGGATCTTAGTTATCGCGCTCAACTTCAGGGCTGGCGCATCCTCTTTTTGTCTTACGTAAGCGTACCTGGTGAACTGCCACCACAGATGGATGCTCTGCGCCGGCAACAATTCCGCTGGGCCAAAGGGAGCATCCAGACAGCGCGCAAACTGCTCCTACCCCTACTATGCTCTCGCCAGCCACTGCGCATCAGATTAGAGGGCGCTATTCATCTGACCAACTACCTGGTCCACCCCATTGTGCTCGTTATGCTTTTGCTTATGCTACCGCTTAGTCTGAGCCCCAACCATCTATCTGGCCTCCTGCCCTACTCACTTCTGCCGGCCCTTGGTCCACCTTTGTTGGTAGCAGTCGCGGCGATGCAGCGGGGCAAACCATATCGTTATTGGCCCCTCTCCATGCTCTTGCTGCTTCTCATTGGGACAGGACTATCACTGAGCAATGCAATAGCCGTGGCGGAAGCCGTCCTGGGGCGGGGGAGCGAGTTTCAGCGCACGCCGAAGTTCAATGTTCGCAGCCTCCATGATCGCTGGGAGCGGAGCATTTACTCGCTGCCACACGATTGGAAGCCATGGTGCGAACTGGCGTTGAGCGCGCTCGCGCTTATGCTGATGCTGTTCGTTTCTGTTCAACAGAAGCATATCCCCTCACCCTGGCTGGCGGTGTACACTCTGGGCTATGGTTATGTGGGTCTGCTCAGTCTGTCTCAGTCATGGCGACAGCGCCGTGCACCCAAAATACGCCCGGCACTGGCAGGTCGGATGTGA
- the udk gene encoding uridine kinase: MTISSLIIGVAGGTASGKTTVVEAILDRVGRERIAYIQHDSYYKDLSHLPFEERRRFNFDHPDALETDLLIRHLQSLRNGRPVEVPVYDFTCYCRLPETRHVEPRPVIIIEGLLLLAEPALRDLMDVKIYVDTDADLRFIRRLKRDVAERGRTVDSVIEQYLATVRPMHLEFVEPSKRYADVIIPTGGQNVVALDLVTARILSLLGE; encoded by the coding sequence ATGACTATCTCTTCCCTGATCATCGGTGTCGCTGGTGGAACGGCGTCGGGCAAGACGACCGTAGTCGAGGCTATCCTCGATCGCGTGGGCCGAGAGCGCATCGCCTATATCCAGCACGACTCGTACTACAAAGACCTCAGCCACCTGCCCTTCGAGGAGCGAAGGCGCTTCAACTTCGACCATCCCGATGCACTGGAGACCGATCTCCTCATCCGACACCTCCAGTCTTTGCGGAACGGCCGACCCGTTGAGGTGCCCGTCTATGACTTCACCTGCTATTGTCGGCTGCCCGAAACGCGACATGTCGAACCACGTCCGGTGATCATCATTGAGGGATTACTCCTCCTCGCCGAACCGGCGCTCCGTGACTTAATGGACGTCAAAATCTACGTGGATACAGACGCTGACCTGCGCTTCATCCGTCGCCTCAAGCGTGACGTGGCAGAGCGAGGCCGCACGGTGGACTCGGTGATCGAACAATACCTGGCTACCGTGCGCCCGATGCACCTGGAATTCGTGGAGCCTTCCAAACGCTATGCCGACGTGATTATCCCGACTGGGGGACAGAACGTTGTGGCCCTGGATTTGGTGACGGCGCGAATTCTGTCTTTGCTGGGTGAGTAA
- a CDS encoding pseudouridine-5'-phosphate glycosidase, with translation MRIHPYVKCALDAGEAVVAMESTLISHGLPFPENLQVAQAMEQAIRAEGAIAATIAILSGEPIIGLDNAQMEYIARSKEVRKCSRRDLAIVVAKGLDGATTVSGTMALAHKAGIRVFVTGGIGGVHRGHPFDVSADLEELARTPMIVVCSGAKALLDLEATRERLETLGVPVLGYQTDHFPAFYTRESELSVDMRVDGPGEVVAIARARDELGLQAAVLVTVPVPREDELPREEAESAIGEAVRLAEEKGIRGEMVTPFILARVAELTQGRSLRANLSLLVNNARVGARIARAFVVGQMTSFVL, from the coding sequence ATGCGAATACACCCCTATGTGAAATGCGCCTTGGATGCCGGTGAGGCCGTTGTGGCCATGGAGTCCACACTCATCAGCCACGGCCTTCCTTTTCCGGAGAACCTGCAGGTGGCCCAGGCAATGGAACAGGCCATACGTGCCGAGGGCGCGATCGCAGCCACCATCGCTATCCTCAGCGGCGAACCCATTATAGGTTTGGACAATGCTCAGATGGAGTACATCGCCCGGAGCAAAGAGGTGCGCAAATGTAGCCGGCGCGATTTGGCCATCGTCGTAGCCAAGGGACTGGATGGGGCCACGACAGTCTCCGGGACAATGGCTTTGGCACATAAGGCGGGCATCCGCGTCTTCGTCACCGGCGGCATCGGGGGAGTACACCGCGGTCATCCTTTCGATGTCTCGGCGGACTTGGAGGAACTGGCCCGCACGCCTATGATAGTGGTCTGCTCAGGGGCCAAAGCGCTTTTGGACCTGGAGGCAACCCGGGAGCGCTTGGAGACGCTTGGCGTGCCTGTTCTGGGATACCAGACGGATCACTTCCCGGCCTTCTACACCCGGGAGAGCGAGCTGTCGGTGGATATGCGTGTAGATGGACCAGGGGAAGTCGTGGCTATTGCCCGGGCGCGAGATGAATTAGGACTCCAGGCTGCAGTGCTTGTAACGGTGCCTGTGCCGAGGGAGGACGAACTGCCTCGCGAGGAAGCCGAAAGCGCCATCGGAGAGGCAGTTCGGCTGGCAGAAGAAAAAGGCATACGCGGGGAAATGGTCACGCCCTTCATTTTGGCTCGAGTTGCTGAATTGACACAGGGACGTAGCCTGCGCGCTAATCTCAGCCTATTGGTCAACAA